ATTCCTTGTTTTCCTGAAGCAATGGAACCACCGACTCCTAACAGAAACGGAGGAATCATTTTTTCCAAGGCACCTCCTTTCGGAGATAGAACGATTCCAGTTCGCAAAACCAGGGAACGAATTCCCCTTGTTTGCAAAGGTAAAATTTGGTTTTCCCATTCCACACAAAGTTTTGCTAAAAAATCTTCACCGGGAGTGGCTTTCTCAGTAAAAGGAGGATGAAGGTCTTCTGACATTCCATAATAACCTATGGCACTGGAGTTCACAAAAACTTTAGGAGGAGATTTTAAATCCAAAACACGAGCGACAAGTCCCCTTGTAAAATCAATTCGGGAAGTTTGAATGAGTCGTTTGCGCTCCTCTGTCCATCTAACTCCCGCTATAGGCTCACCCACTAAATTGACAATGGCATCCAATCCTTCTAAGTCTGCTGTTTGGGGAAGGATACAAGAAACAAATTCCAATTCTTTATACGAAGAAAGTTCTGGTGGTAAAGATGGTTTTCTCGAAAACACACGAAACCTGTGTCCCAAACCAACCGCCGTTTCAATAAATGATGTACCAATGAGGCCAGTACCACCTAAAATTCCGATTTTCATAGGTTCTCCCATGGATTGAGATGATAAAAAAAGAAGTAGCCCATTTTCTCAGGTTGGAGAAGTTTTTCTTTCATATGAGACCTGTCATTGTTCTTCCCGTTTTCTTCGCCATTTCTCTTGTTCTCTTTGGGAACTACTATCTATTTTCTGGAACCAAAAAAAACATACGCCAATATAATGAAAACCCACCATTCCGCATCGAAGACACAACTGGATCAGGAGGCATTCATTTTCTCTTAGACAAAGACAAAAATACAGTTTGGAGAAAGAAACAAAATGGAAAGGAAGAATTTGATTTTTTCTTAGAAATGAAATTATCACATTTTTGGGATGGAGTAGAGTTTTCACCTAGAAAATTTGAAAATTTAAATGTCTTTGCTTGCCCTGGTGAAACATTACCTACATTTCAAATACGTTTTTTATTACGAGAAAGTATTAATGTGGATAAAGAACTTAGAATGCCGAAAGACCAACTTACGTTTGTTTATCGGTTTGAAGAAAAAAACAAATCAAAAATTTCGATTCCACTTTCAAAACTTCCCCAGTTTCAAAATGAAAAAAATTACCCAAAAAATATTTATATCTTAACGCCAGAATTCAAACTTTTATCTAAGGAAGGATGTATTGCGGAAGTTGAACTAGAAGAAAAACAGTAATTTGTTTTTCGATTAAGAGATATTTGTTTGTTTTTCTATTTCTGCTTTTAGTTCGATGATACTCATATAAAGGTTTGCAAATGTTGTGAGTTGGTTCATTGCGTCTTGCAAACCTGCTTTAAATAAAAGTCCGTTGTCCATATGTTCTCGAAAGATTGTCAGCGGATTTTCCGCCTCCATACCTTCCACGGTTTTTTGGTAAGATTCCATAAGTTCCCTTTTATCATCTAGAGACTCAGGTATCTTCCAACCATTGGACAACCGACTCATAAAAAACTATCTACCTTCGACTTCGAGAAGTTTGGTGGTCTTTACGATAAGACGTGTGACAACATAAAAAATAAGTCCAAATCCAAAAAACCATGTATGGAATGGTTTCCAAATTCCAGTGATGTCTACCGCACGAAGTGTAGGCTCTTGGAAATAAACTTGGATCAAATCAAAAACTGTAAATACAACAATGATTCCAAACAAACTTGGATATTCTCGTTTCCAAATATTGCGGAAAGAAAAATCTAAATTTGGTTTTTTATAACCAGACAAACGAGGGATGAAGGCAGGTGTTTTGTCCGCCCATTCCAAATATCCTTTTGCAAATTTACCACGAAGGAAATATTCTTCTGCGAAGATGATTCTTTCGTAATACAAATAAAAAAACATAATGTATACCAGTGCAAAAGCAAAATCCCTCAGGATAAAAACCGGGCCAAGATACATCAGAAAATTCCCTACATATAACGGATGTCTAACTAAGGAATAAATCCCTGATTGGTTTACGACATCTGCCACTTGTTGTTTGGTATTCCTACCGGAAGTATTTTTGGGAGTGTATCCAATCGTAAAACATCTAACAAAAAGTCCCGCAAAACTGACTAAAAATGCACCCGATAACCAATACAAATTGGAATCGTAGTTCCCCTGAAAATAAGGGACATACGGTAGATACAGTAAGGAAAGAAATAGAATGACTCCTGGGATGTAGGAGCGCCATCGGAAGAGAAAGTTGCCTTGTTGGTTGAGTTCTTCTATAAGTGCCATGTGAATTCGTACTTGCTTCCTTTGATTAAGCTGTCAGCATTCGTCCTATGTCAATCAAATCCTTTATCCCTGCAAAGTTCAATCTTCCTGCTCTATGGTTTACGGATCTGACTCTTCCTGTTCTCAACAAAATGCTCCATAATCTTGAATCCATCGAGATTTCAGAAACCGACCAAAAGACATTAAAATCCTTTCAAAAAGAACGGCTCCTATATATTTCCAATCATCCCACAGCTAAAGAACCTGGAATCGCCTACAATTCGGCAAACCTCATGGGTTCAAGGTTTCATTATATGGCCGCACGAGAGGTATTCGAATGGGGGTTTGGGTTTGTTGGTGACTTCATTCAATCGCTTGGAGCCTACTCTGTGTTAGCTGGCATGCCAGACAGAGAATCACTCAAAGCTTCCAGAGAAATTCTCGCATCCCCCGGCGGAAAACTTGCCCTATTTCCTGAAGGTGAACCCA
The nucleotide sequence above comes from Leptospira harrisiae. Encoded proteins:
- a CDS encoding TIGR01777 family oxidoreductase, whose protein sequence is MKIGILGGTGLIGTSFIETAVGLGHRFRVFSRKPSLPPELSSYKELEFVSCILPQTADLEGLDAIVNLVGEPIAGVRWTEERKRLIQTSRIDFTRGLVARVLDLKSPPKVFVNSSAIGYYGMSEDLHPPFTEKATPGEDFLAKLCVEWENQILPLQTRGIRSLVLRTGIVLSPKGGALEKMIPPFLLGVGGSIASGKQGMSWIHILDFISAMLHLIQLDSASGAYNLVSPNPVSNDEFSRSLAKTLHRPNFFKVPSFAIQALYGEGSVVVTKGQYVFPERLLTAGYEFQFQNLEKALSNLLEKQ
- the lmtA gene encoding lipid A Kdo2 1-phosphate O-methyltransferase, whose amino-acid sequence is MALIEELNQQGNFLFRWRSYIPGVILFLSLLYLPYVPYFQGNYDSNLYWLSGAFLVSFAGLFVRCFTIGYTPKNTSGRNTKQQVADVVNQSGIYSLVRHPLYVGNFLMYLGPVFILRDFAFALVYIMFFYLYYERIIFAEEYFLRGKFAKGYLEWADKTPAFIPRLSGYKKPNLDFSFRNIWKREYPSLFGIIVVFTVFDLIQVYFQEPTLRAVDITGIWKPFHTWFFGFGLIFYVVTRLIVKTTKLLEVEGR